One Prolixibacteraceae bacterium DNA segment encodes these proteins:
- a CDS encoding helix-turn-helix domain-containing protein — protein sequence MIIGQKLRKLREDNGLLLRQIAAELEVDTAYVSKMERGEKNIKREFIIKLASIYNINSDELITLWLANQINEIIKFEEMGLDAVNYIKVFIENSNSHTLK from the coding sequence ATGATAATAGGACAAAAATTAAGAAAATTAAGAGAGGATAATGGATTACTTCTACGCCAAATCGCTGCTGAATTAGAAGTAGACACTGCATATGTAAGCAAGATGGAACGTGGTGAAAAAAACATCAAACGAGAATTTATAATCAAGCTTGCCTCCATTTACAATATCAATTCTGATGAACTAATAACACTTTGGCTTGCCAATCAAATAAATGAGATTATTAAGTTTGAAGAAATGGGTTTAGATGCTGTTAATTATATCAAAGTATTTATTGAAAACTCTAATAGTCATACTTTAAAATAA
- a CDS encoding AAA family ATPase, translating to MIIQELILENFRGYKEIKIPLHDRFNLIIGDNGSGKTAILEALTVAMGSLFLGIRDTDSRHILSKDIHINTFEDSEEFGWPVSVSAKGIVNNKEISWKRELTSFKSKTLARGAMPIKKIGSEYDQSIRNNEKIILPVLAYYATGRLFDEARDVKEKESKNPQIASRLRAYNQCLKAKMTFKQFIKWFRGKELAKIQKGTSDINYSVVKNAIISNIPDCSNIYFEFDPDKPKGLKVVFNDGRILPFSYLSDGTRNFFALIADIAYKCVTLNPHLKENALIEASGIVLIDELDLHLHPDWQRKIIVGLKTTFPKVQFITSTHSPFLIQETESNQLIKLKNNSIISISQANNLSIEDIAEEFQEVENPQWSKSRQYMFEVASKYYKAVKEGKDTPQMKNELDMAMKPFAQDTALYAVIEQEKIKAEYKQSQNKNETRK from the coding sequence ATGATAATTCAGGAATTAATTTTAGAAAACTTTAGAGGTTACAAAGAAATAAAGATTCCTCTTCATGATAGATTCAATTTAATTATTGGAGACAATGGAAGTGGTAAAACAGCAATTCTTGAAGCACTTACTGTTGCAATGGGTTCCCTGTTTCTTGGAATTCGTGATACAGATTCAAGACATATCTTATCCAAAGACATACATATCAACACCTTTGAGGATTCAGAGGAATTCGGATGGCCAGTTTCTGTAAGTGCTAAGGGAATTGTGAATAACAAAGAGATATCTTGGAAAAGAGAATTGACTAGTTTCAAAAGCAAAACCTTAGCTAGAGGAGCAATGCCAATAAAGAAGATTGGTTCTGAATACGATCAGAGTATCCGCAATAATGAAAAAATCATACTTCCTGTTTTAGCCTATTATGCTACAGGTAGATTATTTGACGAAGCAAGAGATGTAAAAGAAAAAGAGAGCAAGAATCCACAAATTGCTTCAAGATTGAGAGCTTATAATCAATGTCTAAAAGCAAAAATGACCTTTAAACAGTTCATTAAATGGTTTAGAGGTAAAGAACTTGCTAAAATTCAAAAAGGGACATCGGACATCAACTATTCAGTTGTAAAAAATGCAATCATTAGTAACATTCCTGATTGTAGCAATATCTACTTTGAATTTGACCCAGATAAGCCCAAAGGTTTGAAAGTTGTTTTTAATGATGGACGAATACTCCCTTTTTCCTACTTAAGTGATGGTACACGTAACTTCTTTGCATTAATCGCAGACATAGCCTATAAATGTGTCACACTAAATCCTCACCTAAAAGAAAATGCTTTAATAGAAGCTTCTGGAATAGTATTAATAGATGAACTGGATCTACATCTTCACCCTGATTGGCAAAGAAAAATCATTGTAGGACTAAAAACTACTTTTCCCAAAGTTCAATTTATAACATCCACTCATTCACCATTTTTAATTCAAGAAACAGAATCAAACCAATTAATTAAATTGAAAAACAACTCCATAATCTCCATTAGTCAAGCCAATAATTTGAGTATCGAAGATATAGCTGAGGAGTTTCAGGAGGTTGAAAATCCACAATGGAGTAAAAGTAGACAGTACATGTTTGAAGTAGCCTCAAAATATTATAAGGCAGTAAAAGAGGGCAAGGATACACCACAGATGAAAAATGAGCTAGACATGGCTATGAAACCTTTTGCACAAGACACTGCATTATATGCAGTTATTGAACAAGAAAAAATAAAAGCGGAATATAAACAAAGCCAGAATAAAAATGAGACCCGTAAATAA
- a CDS encoding HNH endonuclease: MRPVNKGDAPKAYTDYGKARHDLANIIGYYCSYCEMKVYNSIEVEHILPKNQGGAPLNWSNFLLSCKYCNTIKSDHNQNLSDYLWPDLDNTDLAFIYSESDTIEPNANCSAQIQTLAQNCIDLMGLNRYPGGPNQPTFADTRWRSRKEAWDLAHESYNDWMEAPINAMARSIAKISLNGHYSIWMEVFKNEPVVIGEIDNLYRKKGLFKKYNANGTRTVRAGANI; encoded by the coding sequence ATGAGACCCGTAAATAAAGGAGATGCCCCAAAAGCATATACAGACTATGGCAAGGCTAGACACGACTTAGCTAATATTATAGGCTATTACTGCTCCTATTGTGAAATGAAAGTTTATAATAGTATTGAAGTAGAACATATACTACCCAAAAATCAAGGAGGGGCACCACTCAATTGGTCAAATTTCTTACTTTCCTGTAAATATTGCAATACGATTAAGAGTGACCACAATCAAAATTTATCAGACTATTTATGGCCCGATCTTGACAACACGGATCTCGCATTTATTTATTCCGAATCGGATACAATTGAACCCAATGCAAATTGCAGTGCCCAAATACAGACATTGGCACAAAACTGTATTGATTTGATGGGATTAAATCGATATCCTGGTGGACCCAACCAACCCACATTTGCAGACACTAGGTGGCGTTCACGAAAAGAAGCATGGGATTTAGCACATGAATCATACAATGATTGGATGGAAGCCCCAATAAATGCAATGGCAAGATCCATAGCAAAAATATCGCTGAATGGTCATTACTCCATTTGGATGGAAGTTTTTAAAAATGAACCTGTAGTAATTGGTGAAATAGATAACCTTTATAGAAAAAAAGGACTCTTCAAGAAATACAATGCAAACGGAACTAGAACAGTTAGAGCAGGAGCAAACATTTAA
- a CDS encoding DUF4007 family protein: MTKYTFSGHETFYCRHYWLKKGVDYVIQGNNFSSPDAVTKLGVGKNMVTSIRFWLKSFGILSHDKNNITFIGNYLFSEENGKDPYLEDINSLWLLHYLLISEKAASLYALFFLKLRLGEKEFTDEKVKDLLNRHLKKEAIALPNEKSLTADVKVLRSNYLPPTNSKNVEDDFSGLLQDLGIIKPLGTKKYIIENQQRKNLSTEILVYSIIDLYENTLASQDHNRGDFSISINQLLSDEQYNVAKIFCLNEQGLLDKIQELQNDSFYNGKITYSENAGIRELQIIKDLKKEDILNKYYNGVK, encoded by the coding sequence ATGACAAAATATACATTTTCAGGACACGAAACCTTTTATTGCCGACATTATTGGCTAAAAAAAGGAGTTGACTATGTTATACAGGGAAACAACTTCTCATCTCCGGATGCAGTAACAAAACTCGGTGTAGGAAAAAACATGGTGACATCCATTCGATTTTGGTTAAAATCATTTGGAATCTTATCTCATGACAAAAATAACATAACTTTTATTGGAAATTATCTTTTTTCTGAAGAAAATGGAAAAGATCCGTATTTAGAGGATATAAATAGTTTGTGGCTACTCCACTATCTTCTTATTTCAGAAAAAGCAGCATCTCTCTACGCTCTATTCTTCTTAAAACTACGTTTAGGAGAAAAAGAGTTTACAGACGAGAAGGTTAAAGATCTACTGAACCGTCATCTTAAAAAAGAGGCAATAGCACTACCTAATGAAAAGAGTTTGACAGCAGATGTAAAAGTACTTAGATCGAACTACCTACCACCAACGAACTCAAAGAATGTGGAGGATGATTTTTCAGGATTACTTCAAGATCTTGGCATTATAAAGCCACTCGGCACAAAAAAATATATCATTGAAAATCAACAACGTAAAAACCTATCAACAGAGATCCTAGTATATTCGATCATTGATCTATATGAGAACACACTTGCTTCTCAGGATCATAATCGCGGAGATTTCTCCATTAGTATCAATCAATTATTAAGTGATGAGCAGTATAATGTAGCAAAAATATTCTGTTTAAATGAGCAAGGGCTTTTAGACAAAATACAAGAACTCCAAAATGATTCTTTCTACAATGGGAAAATAACCTATAGTGAAAATGCTGGAATTCGAGAGTTACAAATAATCAAAGATCTTAAAAAAGAGGATATCTTAAACAAATATTACAATGGAGTCAAATAA
- a CDS encoding phosphoadenosine phosphosulfate reductase family protein, whose product MTQEVKHVLGISGGKDSAALALYLNHLYSKEELPITYYTCDTGRELDETYVLISQLETELQSEIVKYQSEDYKSANEDNPFDFFWRKYGGYLPSQTARWCTNTMKLAPFEKAIGDTPTISYVGIRGDEDREGYISTKSNIQSIFPFRRNIWSVDVIRKILNNNLIEELVGYYQEQLEENMLDKAIEILRTPLSPRLKLEKKLNLLLDLDVIAFNHVVFTWLKTTDYPVGKLDYFPLIDNEEIIKRADVFQIIEDSDVDLPSYYLPLEYEVDGEKGKYFRSRSGCFFCFYQQKIEWVWLLEQHPHLFKEAMKYEKDGYSWIQGESLEMLSRPERVEGIKREHLKRMKRKYQNLQTKVSWQDDVMGVKKNGEDWLDELLDAEGDGCASCFI is encoded by the coding sequence ATGACACAAGAGGTTAAACATGTCCTAGGAATTAGTGGGGGTAAGGATAGTGCAGCATTGGCACTATACTTAAACCATTTATATAGCAAGGAGGAGCTTCCTATCACATACTACACATGCGATACAGGAAGAGAGCTTGACGAAACCTATGTTTTAATTAGTCAACTTGAGACAGAACTTCAAAGCGAAATAGTAAAGTACCAGAGTGAAGATTATAAAAGTGCCAATGAAGACAATCCTTTTGATTTCTTTTGGAGAAAATATGGTGGATATTTGCCTTCACAAACAGCAAGATGGTGTACAAATACCATGAAATTAGCTCCCTTCGAAAAAGCGATCGGCGATACACCAACCATTTCATATGTTGGGATTAGAGGAGATGAAGACAGAGAGGGTTACATATCAACCAAATCAAATATTCAATCCATATTCCCATTTCGTCGTAATATTTGGAGTGTAGATGTCATTCGTAAGATTTTAAACAACAATTTAATCGAAGAACTAGTAGGGTATTATCAAGAACAACTCGAAGAGAATATGCTTGATAAAGCAATTGAAATATTGCGTACACCTCTCTCTCCAAGGTTAAAATTGGAAAAAAAACTTAATCTTCTTCTCGACTTAGATGTCATTGCATTCAATCATGTCGTATTCACTTGGTTGAAAACAACAGACTATCCTGTTGGCAAGTTGGATTATTTCCCGCTTATTGATAATGAAGAAATTATCAAACGTGCAGATGTATTTCAGATTATCGAAGATAGTGATGTAGATCTACCTAGTTACTACCTTCCTTTAGAGTATGAAGTCGATGGGGAGAAAGGTAAATATTTTCGTAGCCGTTCTGGATGTTTCTTCTGTTTCTACCAGCAAAAGATCGAATGGGTATGGCTATTAGAACAACACCCCCACCTCTTTAAGGAGGCGATGAAATACGAAAAAGATGGCTACTCTTGGATACAAGGGGAAAGCCTTGAAATGTTATCTCGTCCAGAAAGAGTCGAAGGAATAAAACGAGAACATCTAAAACGTATGAAACGAAAGTACCAAAACTTACAAACCAAAGTAAGCTGGCAAGACGATGTAATGGGGGTCAAAAAAAATGGAGAAGATTGGCTTGATGAGCTTCTCGATGCAGAAGGTGATGGATGTGCAAGCTGCTTCATTTAA
- a CDS encoding AAA family ATPase, with amino-acid sequence MIINKIEIQNFQCYYDTKTFEFTKGLNVVVAANSHGKSKLFDAILWLFTGSLAQEGQRFHLENLISKKAIDLKRCFDVSVLIECEKDQKKFSIRRYFEVSIDAPGNNLVLSKVECKGTVEERISGERNIVDGQDLIDELFPPILRKYSLFKGERSLNIFDPKTNKDALKNLVNALSNFRSLDAYVEIAKKAFNDNQKMLDKKIKNTRKEQNKYERAIKARDKAQLEKNRAEQDLKGLVSEKYNIEKLMEDNLDSIELGPKLANLNQKITVLEEELRDKQTNLRLKEDYIVKLFDEKWILVNFAPIELDFEKKVASLQRKKRKLTKEHDIKLGEEKGKRDLIAEMTKSDTPLPIGAPTQEHMEEMLNEEVCKVCNRTAPKGSEAYEFMNARLQEFINHYSIEKEEEEEVPAFKNEFIEELTDLKKEFLPKRKSVESLFEEIQFNNDMLSRLSNEISDLRDKLDILNGDKEKLLSKSLVGEEGLMDAATSLRQYKIELPRIEKKIRDKKQKINDSKKSLEDAESLLGKINREDLTSDENLKHQILRDLKEITFDVKEQKFNQFLENLQNQANKYYSSFGLASSGYTGQIKITKSKYDESIRIQTVDKGSDMDITHSLSSSTQTAVNLSILMAI; translated from the coding sequence ATGATCATAAATAAAATTGAAATTCAAAATTTTCAATGCTACTATGACACTAAAACTTTTGAGTTTACAAAAGGTCTTAATGTTGTTGTTGCTGCAAATTCACATGGAAAAAGTAAGTTGTTTGATGCTATTCTTTGGCTTTTTACAGGATCTCTTGCCCAAGAAGGTCAGAGGTTTCATCTTGAAAACTTAATCTCGAAGAAGGCGATAGATCTAAAAAGATGTTTTGATGTATCTGTTCTTATAGAGTGTGAGAAAGATCAGAAAAAGTTTTCTATTAGACGTTATTTTGAGGTAAGTATTGATGCACCTGGTAATAATCTTGTCTTATCTAAGGTAGAGTGTAAAGGTACTGTAGAAGAAAGAATTTCAGGTGAAAGAAATATTGTTGACGGACAAGACTTAATAGATGAATTATTTCCTCCGATTTTACGTAAATACTCCCTTTTTAAAGGAGAAAGATCTCTGAATATTTTTGATCCTAAAACGAATAAGGATGCGTTGAAGAACCTGGTGAATGCTTTGTCTAATTTCCGTTCTCTAGATGCATATGTTGAGATTGCAAAGAAGGCATTTAATGATAACCAAAAAATGCTTGATAAAAAGATTAAGAATACTCGTAAAGAGCAAAACAAATATGAAAGAGCAATTAAAGCTAGAGATAAGGCCCAGTTAGAGAAAAATAGAGCAGAACAAGACCTCAAAGGACTTGTTTCTGAAAAGTATAATATTGAAAAGTTGATGGAGGATAATTTAGACTCTATCGAATTGGGACCTAAGCTTGCTAATTTAAATCAGAAAATTACTGTCCTCGAGGAAGAGCTTAGAGATAAGCAGACTAATTTGAGACTAAAAGAAGATTATATTGTTAAGCTTTTTGATGAGAAGTGGATACTTGTAAATTTTGCTCCGATTGAACTAGATTTCGAGAAAAAAGTGGCAAGTCTACAGCGTAAAAAAAGAAAGCTAACAAAAGAGCATGATATTAAATTAGGAGAAGAAAAAGGGAAAAGAGATTTAATTGCAGAGATGACAAAATCTGATACTCCTTTGCCTATTGGTGCACCTACCCAAGAGCATATGGAGGAGATGCTAAATGAAGAGGTTTGCAAAGTCTGTAATAGGACTGCTCCTAAAGGGTCAGAGGCATATGAATTTATGAATGCACGACTTCAAGAGTTTATCAATCACTATTCGATTGAGAAGGAAGAAGAAGAGGAGGTCCCTGCTTTTAAAAATGAATTTATTGAAGAGTTGACAGATCTAAAAAAAGAGTTTCTACCGAAACGAAAAAGTGTTGAATCACTTTTTGAGGAGATACAATTTAATAATGATATGTTGTCTCGGCTTTCGAACGAGATATCAGACCTTAGAGATAAATTAGACATCTTAAACGGTGATAAAGAGAAACTACTAAGCAAGAGTCTTGTTGGAGAAGAAGGGTTAATGGATGCAGCAACAAGTCTTCGTCAATATAAGATCGAATTGCCACGTATTGAAAAGAAGATAAGAGATAAAAAGCAGAAAATCAATGATAGTAAAAAATCTCTTGAGGATGCAGAGTCGCTATTAGGCAAAATTAATCGTGAAGATCTTACAAGCGACGAGAACTTAAAACATCAGATTCTTAGAGATTTGAAAGAGATTACTTTTGATGTTAAAGAGCAAAAATTTAACCAGTTCCTTGAAAATCTACAAAATCAAGCTAATAAATATTATTCTTCATTTGGACTTGCTAGTAGTGGGTATACGGGTCAGATAAAGATAACGAAATCGAAATATGATGAGTCGATAAGAATCCAGACAGTGGATAAAGGTTCTGATATGGATATTACACACTCTTTGAGTAGTTCGACCCAGACGGCAGTTAATTTGTCAATCCTTATGGCGATCTAA
- a CDS encoding DEAD/DEAH box helicase family protein, translating to MKSLKNITYPATCEYRSNRYYAPVHFFVDAFGVSKSLDLLLGYFSSTALNALALGFVPFLIEGGKMRMVINDVLSSDDKGAIIDGFADKSLKSRSILTIIDDLRSLSHPGKHTLNCLSWMIANDRLNIKIVRPKYTKGIMHVKSGVFSDGNDKVAFKGSCNFTAQGILGNIEEVSVKQSWNSKVDANSVVETQEYFDEVFGEMDETLEYLDPESVQEAIVDGASKMTLEELMIEEQSLLKEFYSEVENDHLLENKFDQLNETIAIYQTSPRFPFPQGPRVYQKEAYEAWCKNDKKGVFAMATGTGKTITALNCLLNEYQINQKYQALIFVPSIALIQQWEKECKQFNFKNIIKVCSGENWMPKLSKLSLQRRLDPSHSFVIITTYKSFLSKKFKNFHHVFSKNDLLIADEAHNMGSAQFLTSLSGIKIQNRIALSATLHRQYDEIGNKKINEFFESNPPYTFSYDMKAAIENDVLCQYDYFPHVVYLTSEELSEYAEISTKLYKFFDGSTGKFKKDPVVDMLLLKRKRIIHKAENKKVMFERISREEYSKRNSLKYSLVYVPEGYEVHSDNDVNECYDSMEELKLLNQYTKIVSSINKNIIVHQFTADTKNRESTLKDFGEGKIDVLTSMKCLDEGVDVPRTELAFFCASTGNPKQFVQRRGRVLRTHKDKHIAIIHDLIVVPECTDHSDATFPMQQSLVKSELERVVNFSFLARNKFHTFNELKEVCTHFKINLFTVEENIQDK from the coding sequence ATGAAGAGTTTAAAAAATATTACATATCCAGCTACTTGTGAGTATCGATCTAACCGATATTATGCACCTGTCCATTTTTTTGTTGATGCTTTTGGAGTATCCAAATCATTGGACCTTCTTTTGGGATATTTCTCCTCAACAGCTTTGAATGCTTTGGCTTTAGGGTTTGTTCCTTTTTTAATAGAAGGTGGTAAAATGCGAATGGTTATCAATGATGTGTTGTCTTCTGATGATAAGGGCGCTATTATAGATGGTTTTGCCGACAAAAGCTTAAAATCGAGAAGTATTCTTACAATTATAGACGATCTAAGATCTCTTTCTCATCCTGGTAAGCATACCCTTAATTGTCTTTCATGGATGATTGCAAACGATAGATTAAATATAAAGATTGTCCGTCCAAAATACACAAAGGGGATCATGCATGTGAAATCTGGAGTTTTTAGTGATGGCAATGATAAAGTTGCTTTTAAAGGATCATGTAATTTTACTGCACAAGGAATATTAGGAAATATTGAGGAGGTCTCAGTTAAGCAAAGTTGGAATAGCAAAGTGGATGCGAACTCTGTGGTTGAGACACAAGAGTATTTTGATGAAGTGTTTGGTGAAATGGATGAGACTTTAGAATACCTAGATCCAGAAAGTGTTCAGGAGGCTATTGTCGATGGAGCAAGCAAAATGACTCTGGAAGAATTGATGATTGAGGAGCAATCACTATTAAAAGAATTTTATAGTGAAGTAGAAAATGACCATTTATTAGAGAATAAGTTCGATCAACTAAATGAGACGATAGCAATTTATCAAACATCTCCTAGATTTCCATTTCCACAAGGCCCTAGAGTGTATCAAAAAGAGGCATATGAAGCATGGTGCAAGAATGATAAAAAAGGTGTTTTTGCTATGGCCACAGGAACTGGAAAGACAATTACTGCTTTAAACTGTTTGCTGAATGAATATCAAATTAATCAAAAATATCAAGCTCTCATTTTTGTGCCTTCTATTGCATTAATACAACAATGGGAAAAGGAGTGTAAGCAGTTTAATTTTAAAAATATTATTAAAGTTTGTAGTGGTGAAAATTGGATGCCAAAATTATCAAAGCTTTCTCTACAAAGGCGTCTTGATCCAAGTCACTCATTTGTAATTATAACAACATATAAGTCATTTTTAAGTAAAAAATTCAAGAATTTTCATCATGTTTTTTCTAAAAATGATTTGCTTATTGCTGATGAAGCTCACAATATGGGTTCTGCTCAGTTTTTAACGTCTCTTTCTGGTATTAAGATACAGAATCGTATCGCACTTTCAGCAACGCTACATCGTCAATATGACGAGATAGGAAATAAAAAAATTAATGAGTTTTTTGAATCTAATCCCCCCTATACATTTTCATATGATATGAAGGCTGCAATTGAAAATGACGTGTTATGTCAATATGATTATTTTCCACATGTTGTCTATTTAACTTCAGAAGAGCTTTCAGAATATGCCGAAATTTCAACAAAATTATATAAGTTTTTTGATGGATCTACTGGAAAATTTAAGAAGGATCCTGTGGTTGATATGCTACTTCTTAAAAGGAAACGTATTATCCATAAGGCTGAGAATAAAAAAGTAATGTTTGAAAGGATTTCTAGAGAGGAATACAGCAAACGTAACTCCTTAAAATATTCTTTAGTCTATGTTCCCGAAGGGTATGAAGTTCATAGTGACAATGACGTGAATGAGTGTTATGACAGTATGGAAGAGTTGAAACTTCTAAATCAATATACAAAGATTGTTAGTTCAATTAATAAAAATATTATTGTACATCAGTTTACGGCAGATACTAAAAATAGAGAATCTACTCTCAAGGATTTTGGGGAAGGAAAGATTGATGTTCTTACTTCAATGAAATGTCTTGATGAAGGTGTAGACGTACCAAGAACAGAGCTCGCATTTTTCTGTGCAAGTACGGGAAATCCAAAACAGTTTGTACAGCGAAGGGGGCGTGTTCTTCGGACACATAAAGACAAACATATAGCTATTATCCATGATCTAATTGTTGTTCCTGAATGTACAGACCATTCTGATGCGACGTTTCCAATGCAACAGAGTCTAGTTAAATCTGAATTAGAAAGAGTTGTCAATTTTTCTTTCTTGGCTCGGAATAAATTTCACACTTTTAATGAATTAAAAGAAGTGTGTACACATTTTAAAATAAACCTATTTACTGTAGAAGAAAATATTCAAGATAAATAA
- a CDS encoding IS3 family transposase — MKKGSEHILQERQHKYEFIATFNNEFTVEDMCRVMQVSRSGFYDWLSREEAPRSIAIKEDTIRIREIYEQSKYRYGSHKITAELRVQGVVTSRNRVARIMKKESIKSIVNKKYKVQTTDSNHSNIISDNHLDRKFSPDEPSKVWVSDITYVPTDQGWLYLTTVIDLFDRKVIGWSLSDNMTTECTIIKAWRMAKINRDNKPGMIFHSDRGVQYTAKVFRDELVKDRIKQSMSRKGNCWDNAVAESFFKIIKSEMIDHKHYHSHFQAKIDIIEFIEIWYNRQRRHATLGYLTPLEFGKQKYFNVA; from the coding sequence ATTAAAAAAGGCAGTGAGCATATTCTCCAAGAGCGACAGCACAAATATGAATTTATAGCAACGTTTAACAACGAATTTACTGTCGAGGATATGTGCCGTGTTATGCAAGTGAGTCGAAGTGGTTTTTATGATTGGTTATCAAGAGAAGAAGCTCCTAGATCCATTGCTATAAAGGAGGATACTATTCGTATTCGAGAAATATACGAACAATCTAAATACCGATATGGCAGTCATAAAATTACAGCAGAATTAAGAGTACAAGGCGTTGTTACTTCAAGAAATAGAGTTGCTAGAATAATGAAAAAAGAATCCATTAAAAGTATTGTAAATAAGAAATATAAGGTACAAACAACTGATTCTAATCATTCAAATATAATATCAGACAACCACTTGGATCGAAAGTTTTCACCTGACGAACCATCAAAAGTTTGGGTCTCTGATATAACTTATGTTCCAACAGACCAAGGGTGGCTTTATTTAACAACGGTAATAGACCTTTTTGATCGAAAAGTAATAGGATGGTCTCTTTCAGATAATATGACCACGGAGTGTACAATCATTAAAGCATGGAGGATGGCTAAAATAAACCGTGATAACAAGCCAGGTATGATTTTTCATTCCGACAGAGGTGTACAATATACAGCAAAAGTATTCCGAGATGAGTTAGTTAAAGATCGAATAAAACAAAGTATGAGCAGAAAAGGAAACTGCTGGGATAATGCAGTTGCAGAAAGTTTCTTTAAAATTATCAAATCAGAAATGATTGATCATAAACACTACCACTCTCATTTCCAAGCTAAGATAGACATAATTGAATTCATCGAAATTTGGTACAATAGACAGAGAAGACATGCAACACTTGGTTATTTGACTCCTCTCGAATTTGGGAAACAGAAATATTTTAATGTGGCTTAA
- a CDS encoding transposase codes for MTIKKRKRYDKEFKTMVVNLCLSGKSTSEVASDMDLDRRMVYRWVSEQTQFKENSFKGNGNPVRTAEQEEITELKAELRKTQIERDILKKAVSIFSKSDSTNMNL; via the coding sequence ATGACAATAAAAAAAAGAAAACGTTACGACAAAGAATTCAAGACAATGGTTGTTAACCTCTGTCTTAGTGGCAAATCAACAAGTGAGGTTGCTTCGGATATGGACCTTGATAGAAGAATGGTATATCGATGGGTTAGTGAGCAGACTCAATTCAAAGAGAATAGTTTTAAGGGGAACGGTAATCCTGTTCGTACTGCTGAACAAGAAGAAATTACTGAACTAAAGGCAGAACTTCGTAAAACACAAATAGAGCGAGATATATTAAAAAAGGCAGTGAGCATATTCTCCAAGAGCGACAGCACAAATATGAATTTATAG
- a CDS encoding transposase, which produces MMTIYLFGVQYQEYTKINQIHKFACDYLSDWFPNLGSYQAFCNRLNRLGGAFTRLSELLLEDTQPNDCIIDQCLLDSMPIITCSGKRKGKVANEVTNKGYCSTKGVYYYGMKLHMLGIRRQDALPFPEQVLFTPASVNDIVVYKERWSEMRNRTFFGDKIYMHNEFNQQVKSQYNSEMLTPIKAIKGMPLIIKQRIKAADDLYNRAVSKIRQPIEAMFSWLIEKTDIQRASKVRSTKGLMVHAFGKLTATFLNYVLNP; this is translated from the coding sequence GTGATGACAATATATCTTTTTGGTGTTCAATATCAAGAATACACCAAGATAAATCAGATTCATAAATTTGCATGTGATTACTTGTCTGACTGGTTTCCAAATTTAGGATCTTATCAAGCATTTTGTAATCGCCTTAATCGTTTAGGTGGAGCTTTTACAAGATTGTCTGAGTTATTACTTGAAGACACTCAGCCTAATGATTGTATTATCGATCAATGTTTACTTGATTCGATGCCAATTATAACGTGTTCTGGCAAACGAAAAGGCAAGGTGGCCAATGAAGTAACCAATAAAGGCTATTGCTCTACGAAAGGAGTTTACTATTATGGCATGAAGCTTCATATGCTGGGGATAAGACGACAAGATGCTTTACCATTTCCAGAGCAAGTCCTTTTTACCCCTGCATCTGTGAACGATATTGTCGTTTACAAGGAGAGATGGTCAGAGATGCGGAACAGAACCTTCTTCGGAGATAAAATTTACATGCATAATGAATTTAACCAACAAGTGAAGAGTCAGTATAATTCAGAAATGTTGACACCTATTAAGGCAATAAAAGGGATGCCTTTGATAATCAAACAAAGAATAAAAGCAGCAGATGATTTGTATAATAGAGCTGTATCTAAAATAAGACAACCTATTGAAGCAATGTTCTCTTGGCTAATCGAAAAAACAGATATACAAAGAGCTAGTAAAGTAAGGTCTACAAAAGGATTAATGGTACATGCATTCGGTAAACTAACTGCAACGTTTCTTAATTATGTTTTGAACCCTTGA